One window of Nymphaea colorata isolate Beijing-Zhang1983 chromosome 1, ASM883128v2, whole genome shotgun sequence genomic DNA carries:
- the LOC126410050 gene encoding uncharacterized protein LOC126410050 has protein sequence MRSSNMSGSIKNFFPNYIAVGAQPEIRIAMQSKDIVEAADETIGRWFYDASILFNAANSYHFQPIADAIASVGRGYKMPSFHKLRGKILNNVVRDVKIYCDELKLSWKATGSSVMADGWTDIKNRTLVNFLVYYPLGTMFLKSVDLSDTPKVADVLFGVFDKVIQEVGPENVVQFITDNAANYKAAGEMLAARYGTFYWSPCVAHCVNLMLQDLGERDDMKLTVHRCQEITKFIYNHAYVLNLTRKFTNGAELIRPAQTRFATNVLTVQGIVKQRTPLKQMFSSDDWAAYPHAYKRKTTTVVDTIFDADFWESCVQLLKICVPLVKVFRLVDSEDRPSIGYLYEFMDRAKETIRDNMKGKKKLYMPIWKIIDERWSGQLHRSLHAAAYYLNPTIRYLPLLGRTERSSMACWIVLTY, from the coding sequence ATGAGGTCGAgtaatatgtctggttcgatcaagaatttttttcccaattatattGCTGTTGGTGCTCAAcctgagattcgtatagccatgcaatcaaaagatattgttgaagcagcagatgaaaccataggaaggtggttctatgatgcatccattctcttcaatgcagcaaactcttatcattttcagcctatagcagatgcgattgctagtgtaggccgagggtataaaatgccctcttttcataaattgcgaggtaaaattctcaacaatgtagttagagatgtcaagatatattgtgatgaactaaaattgagctggaaagctacaggaagtagtgtaatggcagatgggtggacagacatcaagaacagaacattggtaaactttcTTGTATATTACCCCCTTGGTACTATGTTcctaaaatctgttgatttgtctgatactcctaaggttgctgatgttttgtttggggtttttgataaagttatacaagaagttgggcctgaaaatgttgtgcaatttatcactgataatgcagcaaattataaagctgcaggtgaaatgttagcagcacgatatgggacattttattggagtccatgtgttGCTCAttgtgtaaatcttatgcttcaggatctaggtgaaagagatgatatgaagttgacagttcatagatgccaagaaatcacaaagtttatttataatcatgcttatgtcttgaatttgacgaggaaattcacaaatggggctgaattgattcgacctgcacaaacacggtttgctacaaatgttttgactgtgcagggtatagtcaagcaaagaactccTCTCAaacagatgttttcaagtgatgattgggctgcatatccacatgcctataaaagaaagactacgacagttgtggataccatcttcgatgctgacttttgggaatcatgtgtgcagttattgaagatttgtgtacctctagtgaaagtcttcagattagttgatagtgaagatagaccttctattggatatttatatgagttTATGGACAGAGCCAAGGAgaccattagagataatatgaagggaaaaaagaagttgtacatgcctatatggaagattatagatgaaaggtggtctggacaacttcatcgctcacttcatgcagcagcctactacctaaatcctacTATTAGATATTTACCACTTTTAggaaggacagagaggtcgagtatggcatgttggattgtattgacatattag
- the LOC116245719 gene encoding uncharacterized protein LOC116245719 — translation MGRGRGKGKKLTAVSSHDDPGSGGDESIPAHKRRGRPQKPLKDEIEEDEAEKMEEEEAEPVAKSKEVKPPAVAENGRKRKRYPQIKENGDSHPEQNGVPGSGNEESVKPNGFRQNGSRRKSTPRRAAEAVVECK, via the coding sequence AtgggaaggggaagaggaaaggggaagaagcTAACTGCTGTGAGCAGCCATGATGATCCAGGGAGTGGCGGAGACGAATCAATCCCTGCTCATAAGAGGAGGGGAAGACCACAGAAGCCTCTCAAGGATgagattgaagaagatgaagctgagaagatggaggaggaagaggcggagCCTGTGGCGAAGAGCAAGGAGGTGAAGCCTCCTGCAGTTGCAGAGAAcgggaggaagaggaagcgaTACCCGCAGATCAAGGAGAACGGTGATTCGCATCCAGAGCAGAACGGTGTCCCTGGATCCGGTAACGAGGAGTCTGTGAAGCCCAATGGTTTCCGGCAGAACGGCAGTCGACGGAAGAGTACGCCGCGCCGTGCGGCTGAGGCAGTTGTTGAGTGCAAATGA
- the LOC116264005 gene encoding uncharacterized protein LOC116264005, with product MLEEKVAWSCETNWSVSQGDLRKTILLETSTSLPSKADEERAAVEPLLLKPSPSVELGPCEITVKFSQEHEIHRVYLRSTARVYEIFYATEQHDGNEYLCTTRCGPVKRKCHPFQADCSLISASSEGTKNDHTEEDGWIDVKVPGFVLPDEAYPSLKISEVGKQEEDCCFYEGTAEICGANPCIYLTIRLLSLYTKGSVCLGQLYILASPTASSVFCEPSNPAVSSGNASLLAMLVPSLIQLYREGSEAQGRPSSGSMKPCNGSEMETERAIQMKKKPVEDTGKVEQLHHSSGAAKAYISGNTREEGYSDRVKDESYGSGATICTGMNRREESESVRSSGEGCGSTSCSCQCEALVKLNEKVDRIAAYCASIEENMIKPLVSMETRLKQLEEKLDAVLTSELNKHANFSRDGSFGEEYDGIKEDGCQSRKGGLVAFDGCKCFNCNGFDDESATGDDIESDSEDTSCSSSSSDSSNDSDKDDVSEDEDVGSEDIEENENELVEQNNLVVMGGSESFELACMSCSNDGKNYSVIDNDYPEEDGQTEECASDDNDDIEEHVKDHPGSADALNTLNTMSHSTVKSKWSIEEAVVSALSDFIATTAAANGSYSERASVTNMNIIDKESWKPVITEAIFSSQSTEESQLLACGGAAYQDQLVAATLGKSNAIGSSRSTISTLKCTNELQSDGIQEDEGDPGIQYEESLRLKPEQPFALNENLEKGFQILNHIKEQNQQFKNAFKYKTNSEDFDDSFLDVKFVVDRNCQSDFALEVLLGGHDLATVTCMSNCMLNSGNEDHLLSLEEDPTSVTDSVEYSSSQIDNFPMPEELNQIGPIMEGWRETTDNGVDSVRKNIDLLCLEDVLQTDPVCQTVNPSLSAHQSSFYSVSDKQKEVHPVDAASGLSS from the exons ATGTTGGAGGAAAAGGTTGCCTGGAGCTGTGAGACGAACTGGAGCGTAAGTCAGGGAGACCTCAGGAAGACCATCCTCCTAGAGACTTCCACCAGCCTTCCTTCCAAAGCAGACGAGGAGCGGGCCGCCGTTGAACCTCTGTTGCTGAAGCCCTCGCCGTCAGTTGAGTTGGGTCCATGCGAGATCACCG TCAAGTTCAGTCAAGAGCATGAGATTCACAGGGTTTACTTGCGGAGCACGGCTCGTGTATATGAGATATTTTATGCAACTGAACAACATGATGGAAATGAGTATTTATGCACCACTCGCTGTGGGCCTGTGAAGAGAAAATGCCATCCATTTCAGGCAGATTGTTCATTAATAAGTGCTTCAAGTGAAGGAACTAAAAATGACCATACCGAAGAAGATGGCTGGATTGATGTGAAGGTTCCAGGTTTTGTTTTGCCAGATGAGGCTTATCCTTCCTTAAAGATATCTGAAGTTgggaaacaagaagaagattgcTGCTTCTACGAAGGCACAGCAGAGATTTGTGGTGCAAACCCTTGTATCTATCTCACAATCCGGCTGCTGTCGCTCTACACAAAGGGATCCGTTTGCCTAGGCCAGTTGTATATACTTGCTAGCCCCACTGCATCCTCGGTATTTTGTGAGCCATCCAATCCTGCTGTGAGCTCTGGGAATGCATCTCTCCTAGCTATGCTTGTTCCTAGTCTTATTCAGCTTTACAGAGAAGGTTCAGAGGCACAGGGAAGACCATCTTCAGGTAGCATGAAACCATGCAATGGATCGGAAATGGAAACAGAAAGGGCAATTCAGATGAAGAAGAAGCCTGTGGAAGATACAGGAAAAGTTGAACAGCTGCACCACTCTAGTGGAGCTGCAAAAGCATATATAAGTGGGAACACAAGAGAGGAAGGTTACTCTGACAGGGTCAAAGATGAAAGCTATGGGAGTGGAGCTACAATTTGTACAGGTATgaacagaagagaagaaagtgaaTCTGTCAGGTCTAGTGGTGAAGGCTGTGGGAGTACATCTTGTAGTTGTCAATGTGAAGCATTGGTGAAGCTGAATGAGAAGGTAGATCGAATTGCTGCTTACTGTGCAAGCATTGAGGAAAACATGATTAAACCTCTTGTTTCTATGGAAACAAGGCTGAAACAACTCGAGGAGAAACTCGATGCAGTTTTAACATCTGAATTAAATAAACATGCTAATTTTAGCCGTGATGGAAGTTTCGGTGAAGAGTATGATGGAATTAAAGAAGATGGCTGTCAAAGTAGAAAAGGAGGGCTTGTGGCGTTTGACGGATGCAAGTGTTTCAACTGCAATGGCTTTGATGATGAAAGTGCAACGGGAGATGATATTGAGAGTGACTCAGAAGACACAAGCTGCTCCTCTTCTAGTAGTGACAGCAGCAATGATTCTGATAAAGATGATGTGAGTGAGGATGAGGATGTTGGAAGTGAAGACATTGAGGAGAATGAAAATGAACTTGTTGAACAAAATAACTTGGTTGTGATGGGGGGATCTGAGTCATTTGAACTTGCCTGCATGTCGTGTAGCAATGACGGGAAGAATTATTCAGTCATTGATAATGACTATCCTGAGGAAGATGGTCAAACTGAAGAATGTGCAAGTGATGACAATGATGATATTGAGGAACATGTAAAGGATCATCCTGGTTCTGCTGATGCCTTGAACACCTTGAACACCATGAGCCATTCAACTGTTAAATCAAAGTGGTCCATTGAAGAAGCAGTAGTTTCTGCTCTTTCAGACTTCATAGCAACAACTGCCGCTGCTAATGGTTCGTATTCTGAACGAGCAAGTGTCACTAATATGAACATCATCGACAAAGAAAGCTGGAAACCTGTTATTACGGAAGCCATCTTTTCAAGTCAATCGACAGAAGAGTCACAGCTATTGGCATGTGGAGGTGCTGCTTATCAAGATCAACTTGTTGCAGCAACGCTTGGAAAAAGCAATGCGATTGGGTCCTCAAGGTCAACCATTTCCACTCTCAAATGCACAAATGAGCTGCAATCAGATGGCATCCAAGAAGACGAAGGGGATCCAGGAATTCAATATGAAGAAAGTTTGAGACTCAAACCAGAACAACCTTTTGCCCTCAATGAGAATTTGGAGAAGGGATTTCAAATCCTGAACCACATCAAAGAACAAAATCAACAGTTCAAAAATGCGTTCAAGTATAAGACAAATTCTGAGGACTTTGATGATTCATTCTTGGATGTAAAGTTTGTTGTGGACAGGAATTGTCAGTCTGATTTTGCACTAGAAGTCCTTCTTGGTGGACACGACCTTGCAACTGTGACATGCATGAGCAACTGTATGCTGAATTCAGGCAATGAGGATCACCTGTTATCCCTTGAAGAGGATCCTACGTCTGTGACGGACTCTGTGGAGTATTCCAGTAGTCAAATAGACAATTTTCCAATGCCTGAAGAACTGAATCAAATTGGCCCTATCATGGAAGGATGGAGGGAAACCACAGATAATGGTGTTGACAGTGTGCGCAAAAACATTGATCTTTTGTGTTTGGAAGATGTGCTACAGACGGATCCTGTGTGTCAAACGGTGAATCCTAGTTTGTCTGCACACCAAAGTAGTTTCTATTCTGTGTCTGACAAGCAGAAGGAAGTGCATCCTGTGGATGCTGCCAGTGGCTTGTCCTCATAA